CCACTAAACCAAGTACGAATGTCGACAAAATATCCGTACCTCCTTTTGGCCGATTAAAATGCGGCATCGGCAACTTAATACCAAACAGGGCAAAAAATGCGGTAGCCACCATTAAAACACCGCCAACAATATAGGTCTGATCATGAAACCGGAAGAAAAATTCAGACAATATCTTGGCGCCCAAAACAATCGGTAAAATTACGGCAAATATTCCTAAAGCATAAATGCCTGTCATCAATAAAATTTTTCTTTTTTCTTTAAAGACATTGCCCAAATACGCTGGTAACAAATACGATATGCAACAGGGCGCAAAGAGTGCCACCATTCCGGCAACAAACGCTGCAATCAACGAAACTTGATATAAAGCTGTCGGGTTCATAATTATTATTGATTAAGCGCCACAAGCGGCACCGGCACCACCAACGCCCGGCGTATTGCCTATTTTTGCCTTGATCGCTTTATATCCGGCTGCTGAACTATACTCAGATGACAAAACTTGCTTGGAATCAACATCCGCCCACGTTGTGTTGTTGTTTTTCTGAAAATAATACGCAAGGTCAACATACGTTTGGCTAAACCAATACGAATTAAATGCCAACACCGCGCGGTAAATTTCTTCTTCGGAAAAATTCTGACTAACCATCAACTCCACAAGTCCAAGTGCTGCCATACCGTGATTACAATCCGGAAACGCCGTCGAATTGTTGCAACAGGGTCGATAAATACCGGCACTTATTTTCTTCACTGTTTCTTGTTGAACGACAGTCAGTGGAATAATCGTTTCCTTACCATATAATTCAAGTGCTGGTTTTGCACCCAGCGTCCACCCGCCTGTCGACGCTAAGTTGCCAAGATCTCTTGGGTAATTTTTTTTCATGTCTTCCAAAACCAAAGACTGCTGATTAAGACCCAAGGCCCACAACGTGTTTACCCAAAAATAGGCATTATCCGCATTGACCGTAATGCCATCATTTTTTTCTTCCGTTAGATATGTCATATCATCCTTGTATTTTTCATCCATATAGTTTTTACGAAATTTTTCCAGATCAATTGCGCCATTTTCAACTAATTTTTTTCCAGTATTTCCCCATTTAACACTGAATTTAAAGCCGTCTTTGGGAACAACCGTTTCCTGTATTTTGTTCATCGTCTCTTTTTCTTCCGCTGTTGGAGCATTCACCTCAACAATATTTTTTTTCGGGTTATCTGCTTTTACCGTTACTTTCTTGTTTACAGGCGTACCTGCTTTCAAAACAAAAACAAGAATAAGCACAGCAACACCGACATAAAATAAAATTATCAAGAAGGGAACTGGCTTTACTCTAAATAAACTATTTGGCGTGGTCATGGTTAGCGCGCTACGAATGCGGTCAAAGAAAATGATAACTGCGAATTATTCGTATCATTTGTACTCACTAATACGCGGCGCGAAATTGCCCCCACACCGTTTGGTCCGTGAAACGCGGGGTCAAAAACCACTTTCAGCTCCGCTTTTTTCCCCACCGGAACAACCATCACGTACGGCGATTTCGTGTTCATTCCAAACAACGGCGATGATTCCCCGTCAAGCAACAACTGAGCGGTTGTACAGTGACATGAGGTGTTTGCGTTATATAATTTCAAATCGGACGTCCCCGTGTTTTCGATATTAAATTTCGCCTCTACCTTGCCATTTTGCATACTGATATTGCCCCAGTCGTAAACAGACTTATCGACACGCAATTTTGCATCATTGTTGAATGACACATTCTGCGGCGTGGAAACTTTTGCGTTGATAAACAGTCCACCCACCATTATCGCCACACTAACTGCGATCACTCCAATTATTAATTTTTTGTCACTCATATTTTTTTGTTAGAAACAATAACGTTGAAGTTTCTTTATCGGCCGACTTTATTTTTCACGCCTTGCTCCTGTTTTGTAACATTTGGTTTTTCAGACATATCCGAACTCAAACGCGCAAACTCAATAAACAAACCGGTGAAAAGCAATACCATAACTATCGGAGCAATAATTGATAACCAATTTTTTCTACTCGGCTTAAATCTTCGCAGTAACATCGAATTGGCAACGACGGAAATAGAACTCAAAGCCATTGCCAAGCCGGCCAATTCTGGCTTCAATACTAAACCGAGCCCCATAAATACTCGCGCCGCCACCGGAATCCCAATAACATTATAAAACAGGGCGAAAAACATATTCTGACGGATTTTACCCATCGTTTCGCGCGAAAGTTCCATTGCCGTCACAACATCGCGTAAATCGTTTTTAATTATGACGATTCCACCTGTTTCCATGGCCACGTCGGTACCCGAACCCATAGCAATCCCCAAGTTAGCTTGTGCCAATGCCGGTGCGTCATTGATGCCGTCACCCACCATCGCCACCACTTTTCCTTGTTCTTGCAGTTTTTTCACTTCGTTGGCTTTATCTTGCGGAAGCACTTCGGCCAAGACATTCGTAATCCCAACCTGCTTAGCAATAACTACCGCCGTTCGACTGTTATCGCCTGTAATCATGTAAACAGCAATACCTCGCTTCTTTAACTTAGTTACCGCCTCCAGCGAAGTATCTTTAATCGTATCTGCCACGGCGACAGCGCCCAAAATTTCTTTCTCGTCCGCCAAAATCATCACGGTTTTCCCTTGTTCTTCCGTCTTAGAAATTTTTCTGTTTATTTTTTCCGTACTCAAACCAACCACGTCGGTCATCAATTTTCTATTACCAAAATAATACTTCTTACCGCCAATACGACCTTCCACGCCATGGCCGGGAATAGCACTGAAATCGGTTACTTCATCAATATCGATTTGTTCTTCCTCGGCGTACTTGCAAACGGCTTCTGCCAAAGGATGCTCTGATAATTTTTCGAGAGAAGCCGACATACGAATCACTTCTTCTTCATCCATTTGCGCGAGTGTGAGAATATCCGTTACTTCCGGTTTGCCGTTCGTTAATGTCCCGGTTTTATCGAAAACAATGGCATTAATTTTTTCGGCCGCCTCCAACGGTTCACCGCCTTTAATGAGAATACCGTGTTCGGCACCCTTACCGGTGCCAACCATCACTGCCGTCGGCGTGGCCAAACCCAATGCGCAGGGGCAAGCAATTACAATCACGGCCGTAAACGCCATTAAGGAAAAGCCGATGGTCGCGCCCAGCACGAAATACCAAATGACAAACGTGAGTATGGCGATACCGATAACCACCGGGACAAACACCGCCGAAATACGGTCGGCAAAAGCCTGGATCGGCGCTTTGGAAGACTGCGCGTCTTCAATTAATTTGATAATTTGCGAAAGCGTCGTTTCTGAACCGATTTTTGTCGCGCGAAATTCAAAACTACCTGTTTTATTAATCGTTGCGCCAATAACGACATCGTCGACCCGCTTTTCCACCGGCAAACTCTCTCCCGTAATCATCGATTCGTCCAATGCCGATGAACCTTTGGTAATAACACCATCCACCGGTACTTTTTCTCCGGGACGCACCATGATAATATCGCCATGTATAAGATCATCGACAAGAACATCAACTGTCTTACCGTCACGGACAACGCGCGCGGTTTTAGGCTGTAACCCAACCAATTTTTTAATCGCATCGCTCGTTCTGCCCTTGGCTTTCATTTCCAACCATTTACCAAGCAAGACAAAAGTAATCAAGAAGGCGGCTGTCTCAAAATAAAGATCCGGTATTTTACCCCCGTTAATACCCAAGATTGTTCCAAAGTTATATTTGAACGCCACAAAATTAAATAGACTGTAGAAGAAAGCAGTGGACGTACCGATGGCGATTAAGCTGTCCATGTTAAATGTCTTCATTTTCAGCGAAGACCACATTCCTTTATAAAAACCCGCGCCGGCATAGAACTGAACCGGCAATGTGAGCGCTAACGAAATTATTCCAACATAGGGTGGGAAGACGTTGCCCCCGGGTAGCCACTTGAAAAAGTCCAACAACATGAAATAAAACATCGGTAGCGACAGCACAAAACTGAACATGAACTTGTCGAATAGGCTTTTCGTTTCCAATGCCCGCTTTTTTTGTTCAAATTCACTGTCCTTGGTATCTATTTCCGATGCCCGATAACCGGCTTTTTTTACCGCATTAATGAGCTCAGCGATACCGGCCGAATTTTCATCAAACGTTATCGCGGCTTTTTCCGCGGCAAAATTCACACTGGCCTGTTTCACGCCCGGCACCTTCTTTAAAGTTTTTTCAATTACCCCCGCGCATGATGCACAGTGCATACCGGAAAGAGAAAGATTAATCCTTCGGTTGGCATTTTTACCTTCTGTCTTTTTTACCGTAATCTCATTTTCTGTGCGTTTTTCTGCATCAACACTGCCCAACATTTGCGGTACTCCCAACGCTTCCATGCTTTTCAGCATCCGTTCAGCAAAGTTTTTCAAATCGGCCTGTTCCGGAAAAACAAACTCTCCCGTTTTATTGTTTCGTATTTTTCCATGGAAACTCGGTTGACCTTTTTCATCGTTTACAATAACACCTTCCGCTTCAATTTGCGTTTCCAGTTTTATCTTCACGTTTTTTCCTTCGACTTTTTCCAATTCAATGTTTTCTTTTTTATCATCACCAATAGCAACATCCGTCGTAATTTCAGCCGTGTAATTATTCTCTTTGATTACCGCCAATATTTTTTCCGTACTTACTTTTTCAGTATCCAACAAAACATCCGCGCTTTTCTTTTCAAAACTTACTTCCACTTTTTCAACCCCTGGGAGTTCACTAATCGCCAGTTGCAATATCTTCTCACAGGAAGCACAGTGCATCCCGGAAATTTTTAGACCAATTTGTTGCTTCATATGATTAAGAAACCTTATAGCTCAAGGTTGCGAGCGCCGTCTGCAACTCATCTTTTGAAACTTCGCGATTCGCGGTAACGGCG
This genomic stretch from bacterium harbors:
- a CDS encoding DUF1573 domain-containing protein; its protein translation is MSDKKLIIGVIAVSVAIMVGGLFINAKVSTPQNVSFNNDAKLRVDKSVYDWGNISMQNGKVEAKFNIENTGTSDLKLYNANTSCHCTTAQLLLDGESSPLFGMNTKSPYVMVVPVGKKAELKVVFDPAFHGPNGVGAISRRVLVSTNDTNNSQLSFSLTAFVAR
- a CDS encoding heavy metal translocating P-type ATPase — translated: MKQQIGLKISGMHCASCEKILQLAISELPGVEKVEVSFEKKSADVLLDTEKVSTEKILAVIKENNYTAEITTDVAIGDDKKENIELEKVEGKNVKIKLETQIEAEGVIVNDEKGQPSFHGKIRNNKTGEFVFPEQADLKNFAERMLKSMEALGVPQMLGSVDAEKRTENEITVKKTEGKNANRRINLSLSGMHCASCAGVIEKTLKKVPGVKQASVNFAAEKAAITFDENSAGIAELINAVKKAGYRASEIDTKDSEFEQKKRALETKSLFDKFMFSFVLSLPMFYFMLLDFFKWLPGGNVFPPYVGIISLALTLPVQFYAGAGFYKGMWSSLKMKTFNMDSLIAIGTSTAFFYSLFNFVAFKYNFGTILGINGGKIPDLYFETAAFLITFVLLGKWLEMKAKGRTSDAIKKLVGLQPKTARVVRDGKTVDVLVDDLIHGDIIMVRPGEKVPVDGVITKGSSALDESMITGESLPVEKRVDDVVIGATINKTGSFEFRATKIGSETTLSQIIKLIEDAQSSKAPIQAFADRISAVFVPVVIGIAILTFVIWYFVLGATIGFSLMAFTAVIVIACPCALGLATPTAVMVGTGKGAEHGILIKGGEPLEAAEKINAIVFDKTGTLTNGKPEVTDILTLAQMDEEEVIRMSASLEKLSEHPLAEAVCKYAEEEQIDIDEVTDFSAIPGHGVEGRIGGKKYYFGNRKLMTDVVGLSTEKINRKISKTEEQGKTVMILADEKEILGAVAVADTIKDTSLEAVTKLKKRGIAVYMITGDNSRTAVVIAKQVGITNVLAEVLPQDKANEVKKLQEQGKVVAMVGDGINDAPALAQANLGIAMGSGTDVAMETGGIVIIKNDLRDVVTAMELSRETMGKIRQNMFFALFYNVIGIPVAARVFMGLGLVLKPELAGLAMALSSISVVANSMLLRRFKPSRKNWLSIIAPIVMVLLFTGLFIEFARLSSDMSEKPNVTKQEQGVKNKVGR